ATGCACATGCTCGTTGACAGGCCACAGCAGGGGGGGTAGTTCTGTTACAATGGTCCAATTTGTCATGTATTTGTTAGCTGCTAATTGCATGTCTAACTGCAATATTACAATCTGATTGACCAACAGCAAAACATTATAGACAAAAGCTTAGTTAACCCCTGGGGGTTAGgtaatcatcattatcattatcagcatcatcatcatcatgatgtTTCTGCAATGCTCTTCACATTGTATACTTGAGGTCAGCATGGTCCTCCATCTTTATTTTGCAGAggttaacatattttaataatgaaaaggTACAAAGCTCCCAGAGCTTGCTCACAGGGATTATAAATGCACAAAGGGGCAGGCATTGCATGGCTGCTGCCTGATCCTCACCCTAGCAAGATAAGCCTGCTTTTCACTCTGTTTTTTATTACCCTGCCTATTTTCACCCATCGCGGAGAGTATGATTTTCTATCAAGTGCTTTCACAGTTCACCGTGTTTGAAATTTGTTCTCATATGTGCCATAAGCCGATTAGCCCAAGTCCAATTTCTGCCATATTTTCGCTGGAACATGAGTCTGGGGCACAAGCAATCTCTCTTTACTGGCTCCGGTTCCGATGTGGAAAATTGAAGTGTGTTCTCTTCCTCgacaaaaagaggacaaaaaagaCTTTCACTCTGGTTGCTATATTAGTAAGCAAAGCTGTCACCTGAGATTGCCCCTGTTGGTGACACAAGCTCAGCGCACAGATACAGAACAATTAAACCGGCCAAACATTCCCGTTTAACCTGTATAAAACTAACTACCCAAAACATACTAGAAACATCGCAGCTTTTACAATAAAGGGTCGTGTGGATTCAGATTTGACTCCATCTGATGTGGCCGTCTAGCTCGTGCGTGCCCGTGTCTGTTCGCGTTAACGAGCAGAGCCATTCCGGCAGCTTTACGATCTCTTACACACCGGGCTCTGTGGGGGGTCAGGCGCAGTGGCAGGCCGGGGCCAGCAGGCATCCAAGTGAGTGACAGGAGTGGGGAGCGTGGCTGCTGTTCTCTCGTACCCGTTGTTGTAATTCCATTGTCGAGCgacgtgtttgtgtgtcaaaCAGGCTCGCTGATAAGATCAACTCGGGACCTCTCTGCAAACAAGTGCCAATTCACAGCTCATTAAGGGCCTGGAGAGACGAAGGCAGGGTCCCCGAGGGCGGGCTGTGGCACAACAACACCCAGCACTGGGAGAGGCGTCCAAACGCCGCCTGACAAGAAATGAGACCTGTCTGTCTCCAGCAGCATCTGGGGGCATATCAACATGCATGGCTCAAAACCTAATTACAGAAGCTGACAAGAAAAAGCACTGGTGGTTGGAAATGAATGGTTGGGTTATGAAACTTGGCTTGGCAAGACTCCTGAAGACTCGCTGGGCATCTATGAGCCGATCAATGTCAGTTAGATTTTAATTAGTCTGTTATAGAAAAATTAAAGGAAGCAACCATGaactaattaaaataataattattatattgttCCAAAGTATTCATTTTGATCTACTCATGTAAATTTACTGCAATGACTGTGGGTACCCTGTTTGTCCTGAATGATACTTTAATGCTAATCTGACAGATGAGCAATGAATCAGATTTTCAATGGTAATTTGTCATCAGTTTGATATGATAGACCAATACCCCTGATGAATTACCCAATCGCTGTTATTTCCACATGTGAATCTTTGTTGAAAGACACACTCATTACATCTGGAGGGATGGCTGTTAAAGATCCTAGGGCAGCATTCATTTCTGTTGATGGCaagggaaagggaaaagaggtctgtgttaattttatttttgattattattactattggCATTCTGTTATTGAATTACCTTGCATACTATCCATGCAACtattgtcattgttgttattattgatattttccTCCCTGTGCTTTCTGAAAATAACCCAAAATTTGAATTTCATCCCTTTTCCTCATCCCTTCTCTATTGTTCCTGAAAACAGTCTCAGTCAAAATGCCATAAATAAAGTACTGAACATCCACATGAAAATCAATGCCTGAAATTCTCAAAGCATTGCCCAAATTTCCTCTTTCCTCAGGTCAGAGCTATCATGCCAGCATCCATTGTGCAAGAGATGTTCtggtatttttttcagtggtgtCCTGAAAAGGGCAGCTACTACAATGTGTTCACTCCAGCTGTCAGAGCTGAATACACAAAGCCCAGTTTGGACGGACATGCTGTTGACAGGCCACAGCAGGAGGGGTAGTTCTGTTACAATGGTCCAATTCGTCATGTATTTGTTAGCTGCTAATTGCAAGACTGACTGCAGTATTGCAatctgactgattgattgacagcacaCCATTATCAACAACAGTCAACTTAACCCCAGGAGTCCCTGGCAACAATTAGGAAACACATCAGAATTCTGATAAGAGCGGTCTTTATTAATGCAGAGGTAGAACCAACAGAACAGCTATCACTGTAAATCCAGTTATATTTCCACAAGGAGCACCTTGCAATGTATGGATTAATGCatgctgcacaaacacaccctccAATCACACAGTGATGACTCATCtttcaatgtgttttcatttgcaattcTGTGTTGCTCCTGTCAAGGGCAAACACTCCTGGCCTATTTTCACAAGAATTTTTCCAAATCTAAGGATCTGCAAGCAGTGACTGAGCGCTCCATTGACTTTATGAGAGCAGCATCTCTCTATTTTCGATTTCTCTATTTTCACCTCTCCTTCAGAATATTATGAATGACAGAGGGGTCAGACAGTGAGACGGAGAGAGTTATTAAAGGCTAAATGAGTTTGAGGTGAAAACACAGAAGATGGCAGCaacagaggagaagaggagtCCCCTCAGAGCATATGGGTGCTCTTCTGTGAAAACAGGCCTCTCAGGGTGCCAGGAATGTGAGTCAGGGCCACGCTGTGGACAGACCTACTTGCCTGTATACTCCGCAGCAAATGCAGGAGgttcatctgtttattttccaattAGAGTTCTCGGCCTCTCGGGAAACGATGTAATCTAGTGATGACATTCTTGCTGTGGCTAGAGACATGCTGCTGCCAAGGACAGTCTGTCCGCTGAGACCTAATCAGAGCCTCTGCTTTGTGAGGGACTGCGGGACGGCATTGTCCCTTGCACCCCGCGTGTCTCCATTCAGTTCCGCATTCTGAATAAACTCTTATCAAGGAACGCACTTTGACGAGGGCAAAGGAGCCCCACAGGGCACGGCGATGGCCGATCCACAACTCTCAGACTCCGTCTTTGCCTTACCCcgtccctctcccctctttgtCGCCAGCACGACCGTAATTGATAAAGCCTTTAATTGAATCCTAAATGAGGctggagatagagagaggggcagTGCACAATGGAGGTGCGGGCCTCTCGTGTGTCGCTCCAAAGAACAGAGCACCACGGCTCCAGCTTTAGCAACTCAGGTCACATAATGGCATTCTCAGCAGCGAGCAGCCGGTGCAGACTTGGAGATTTTATCAATTCGCGTTTAATTGCATCTCACCTAATTAACAAACACAGGCATACTGGCTCCCCATTAGGATTGCCACCTCCTGAAGAGGTAGTGCTAGGTCAGCTTAtaggaaggagggaggaaagcCGTATTGCTGCTTGGCTTTAGACAAGCTGACCATTTTgtgctttcagatttcagactTCGATGGCCTGCCTGGAGCTTTTCTGTGGCTGCTCCTCCACTGAACAAGGGACACTTGGCTGTTCATTATCTGGTGTACTAATTAGGGGACAGACTACAAGAGCTTTAGATATTCTTCTAGGTCCAGCCACATTCTCCTCTACTTTCCACTGACTGTGCAGCCACTGACAGACCAATGTGTCACAAATGGTCCTGTCACTTCATGATGACCAATTTTTACATGATTTCATTGAAAAGCTCATAATACATTTCTGGGATTTGACAACAGAATCATTTAGCAAGTCTACGAGCTATatgtgttttcatgcatgtactgtatgtgccagTGGTCGTGCTGGAGTAGATATGTCTGCCCTTTAAGAGTATGTGAGAagagtgaggagcagggcttgatAAGGACAATACTGCGTGATAGGGAGACAGAAGCAGTTCATTCAGGCTGCCAGTCTCACGAATTACTGCTCCTTTCAGCTCTCCATCATTCCTCTTGCTTGCACGCCACAGGCAGGACAGTATGTAGAGATGTGTGCACAGtgcaggggctgatgggagataTGATGAGAACATTTCACTTCCCTAGGCTTGTCAGCATTTGATTTAAGGGGACACAAAGAAGGGGCAAATATGTACCACTGATACTATATTTTACAgattgttaatgttttaaaatgtatatcagGCATATGCCAGGAAGAAAACTGCAACAAATACTAATATCTCTGCCTCCCCAAGTTTCTTTTGTCCTGTTTTCTGGCTATGGTCTGACGTGGTTGGGAAGCTGATAAAAAATTCACATAGACACAAATCTAATTCTACCCAAATTCCCTACTGTAAAGAGCTGATCTGCAGATAGCCACAGTCCAGAATGCCCTCCAGTTCATGAGTCATTTTCTCTGCTGATGTTTCAAAGACATGAAGTCAAATATGAACAGTCATATTTAAACCTGACTGAATACCATCACCATCAATACCTTTATGTATGACTTTGCACCCATATTTCTAAaactaatttaaataaatgccatAGGCATTCAATGAATCTATAGGATGGCAAAGGGCATTAATTGAAGGaacaatataattttaatgCACATTCTATCATCAAACTAGAGGAAAGCTACCTTTCTTATTCAAATAAATCTAACTCATTGCCATACAGGCTCAAGAGCAAAAGTACAATATGCAATCTCTTGAAAAATGGGAAGTGAATCATAATGTGCACACAGCAGAGATAAATTCTTACCACCATAATCagattcaggaaaaaaaacaatctcacTCATGGACATCACCCTCTAACAAGCACCACAGCCATGTTTGACACCACTGGTTAGTTTTCACGCATCCCACGACCGCAGCAAATGAGATTTCCCCCATCTGTACACGAGGCAATCCTAATGACATGGTAATGAAGTGGGCATGGGGCTGGTCTCTGAGCGATCACTGGCGCCACACTTTGCTCCGTCACTCTGGGAGTTTCAGCGGGACAGTGAGCAAGCCAGCAGCTGTGCTCCGCTTCTGCGTCCCCTCACAGGGGGGGAAAGCTGGCATTTGGACAGATGCCTGACATTTGTGCAAacactgatttgttttttcattttttgtacagGTCTGATTGTTTATCTCATCTAGCTTTTTTGACAAGATCAGAAAGAGCACAGCCTGTGCTCTCATTTATTGtaagaaaaagcaaaagatgtttttttttggagagtGCTACTTACAGTTTAAAAGTTTATAAAAAGGACAAAGTGATGAGTTTCCCTGTtctgcatgcccccccccccccccccccaccaccaccaccaccaccacctccaacTGGCCCATCACCCCCTTGTCTGCATTCACTGGGAGATAATCACTCACCATAATTATGTTTAATGAGAGCCCGGGGTTGCCTGAGGAACGCACTTGTGCAAATTGCTCCCAGCATGGGgcagggtgctgtgtgtttagGGAGAGGGCCAGGGTCAACAGCGCTGGCCCATGGTCCCATCTCTCTAGCCTCgcacattctgtttgtttgcccACTTTTGTCCAAACCATTACCTAGCCCTATTTGTCCCTATTGAGATAAGCCCGAGAGGTGCTTGTCTCCCCCCATTGTGTGGACCTGTTGTCTGCGCCTCACCCCCAGGCCCCCCCTCCGTCCATTTTCTCCCTGGCTGATAATTTCGCTCATCATTTTCCAGGGGGTGGTGCAGGCAATTAAGCTAATCCATTAACTACTAATTGTCTCCTCCTACCCCATGGTTTTGGGCAAACAGCATCATGTTAATGAGAGGGCTGAGATATCTATAAAAGCCAGAGGCCAGACAGGGTTATGTCACTGCTGCCTGACCGCTGGGACTACTGCACTGGCAGGAGCTTTCGCTTGGacactctgtttctctccaccACCTACCTACACTGCTGTGCATCTTCACTCTCCCATCAGTCCCATCAAGTATTTTGCCTCATTTTGTCACTGCTCTGACAAACAGCTCTTCCCTAAATCTCTGATATTCTCCTTGCATCGGACTGTGGAGATGTCCCATATCACACAGttcctccttctgtctctgctgtgcctGGGCCTGTCACTGCCCTCGGCAGAGGGACACATCTGGGCCTGGATGCTCTCCATTCCCTACAGTCCACCTGAGGATGGGCCCCTCTCCCCACGGGGCACGCCAGCTGCTGACGCCCGGGGATCTGCGGTGAGAACCTTTTAAACTTTTACCCTCTCAATCTCTATTCTTTACAAGCAATGCATGCACGAATAGCAGAATGGCAGCCTTTCTTTGCAAGCAGCTTACAGATGCTTCAGATTGCTTTCCTCAGCCTCTGTTTATTTGACTTGCTGTAGTCATGAATCTGCATGCATCTCCTACTGCAAGCTCCTTCGATTTCATTCAAGATTGATCCTCTACAGCTTCAACTCTCCCCAGAATAAATATTTGACTACAAGAGCTACACATGAATGGAACATGACAGTGGCACTATCAAAATGCACCAAAACCAATACACAATTTGCTTGCTAGCACCATGCATGATGTCTTATTAGTAGTTAAGTGATTCCCAGGCTGGATGGGGACCAAGAGTTGCGACAGACAGAACAGACGGGGGTGTCTGTTAACGTTGGGTAAATATTGACGTTGGAGGGGTGAAGGTGCAACGCCATTAACACACTCTGTTTGTTCCACCCATGTTGCAAATTAAAGTCCCCGCTGTTCAGCAAACATCCACCATCATAAAGGAAATGAGGGCTGTCCCATCCCCATGATCCCATTGCAACGCTGCCTAAGCATCCCCCAGTAAAGTGTTGCCTAGAATAAAAGGCCCCTTGCAAGGCTGGACACACAAGCAGCAGGTAGCAATCCGCATCCTTCACAAGGAGTTGACCTGGTCTAACATCTTCCTTTGTCAGGTGGTGTGCGACAACGACCGTGCCTGTGGAAGGGGGTTCTCCTGCGACCGGCACTTTGGACTGTGCGTGCCCCTCAAGCAGGCGGGGCAGTACTGCCGACGGGATGCCCAGTGCGTGCGCGGCCTGAGCTGCATGTTTGGGAAGTGTCACCGCAGAATCCCAGAAGGACAGGAAGGTACTGAAATTTTACGATGACTCAGTTGCTTGACAGGGGGACCGAGTGTGATTCTCAATGCTTGACAGTCAGGCATTCTTATGGGAGTGATGTCTGAGGATGCAACTGCAATAAAACAATGAGGCAAGACTGCATCATcacaataatttacatgttatttGGCTTGGGGTGTGGATGTGTCACTGCTCTTCTACTGTAGTACTTACCATGGTGTGTTCTACAGGCCCTATAATTCTTGTCACTTCACCCTTCCATTTCCTTCCATTACAATGATTTCTGAAATGGGGGCTGGAGACctacaaaacagacaaaataatcagaaaaaGAACGGTCATACACGAGTGCTTTCTGTGTTGAGCCTGGGAGCTGTCTGTGGATGCGATTTCACAGAGGGACATCTGTGTTGTGTTCTTTAGGAGCCAGGTGCAAGGTGGACAAGGACTGCGAGGGTTCCATGTGCTGTGCGCGGCACCACGGCGAGCAAGTCTGCAAACGCAGGCTGTCGCGTGGAGAGAGCTGCTTTGTGCCCGACGGTGGCCTGGCGTTCAGCATTAACCAGATCTGCCCTTGCGACGAGGGGCTTCTGTGCCGCAGCAGCGCCGAGACGCCCCGCAGAGAGTGAGTACATTGGTTAACTCATTTTTGACCTCCGCCGAACATAAACGACGAGTTTGTTTGCACGTTGATTTTAGATCATAAAGTCTTCGTATGCCAGCATATGGCTTGTCCACGCTATAATGTCACTGTGTTGGTGTAATAACTGGAGTAAAAACGATTTCGGTTTTGCTGTAAATAAACAAAGTTTGCATTGTTTGCTTTAGGAAGGAGTTTGTATACCGCCAAGACTCGACGAGTTGGACGTGTCAAGCCCCGAGGCCTTGAAGTGTTTTGCGTCCCaactaattttatttattttgtaaatatcctGTAAATAGCCATCTGGATGAGAACGTATATTTTGATGAAgagatattattttttataaatcacTGTATCCCCATACGTCTATGTTAAGTACGGTCCAGTGTGTATTTAAACGTAGGACTGTAACTAACTAGCGTTGTACTTTAGATGGTGATGTCCATGATATTTGTCTGCATCGTCGAAGGAGTGTAATGTAAATTTTGCACATATAGAATATATACTTTGTACATACATGTTTCAGCCCTCTGCTTCATCGTAAATAAAGCTTGAGAAGCTCGCTAAAACTATTCGTGTCGCAGTGAATTCTGTCACAATGGATTGGGGAATTTTGTCAGCCGCTCGCCATTCACAGCCAACAATCAGAATTTGCACAGAAAATAACGTGATGGAGTTAGTCTTGTTATGAAATAAGAGTCTGCGTGGAAGGTATCACATAATGCTTACTTTGTTGCTATCAACTCGGCAATGTTATACTTTTATTCACGTCATATATCCTTATTCTGTTGGATTTATAAACCATTGCCGTGAAACCGCATAGAAGATACAAGATACAAGACAGGAAATCAGGAAGTTGCGCGTGTTTAACACGGGAGGGGAGCAAAAGCTCAGTAAAAGGGGCAGCGTATTTCTCCGCGCTTTGGGATTTGCGTTACGTTAGTGTGCGCGAACCAGAGGTGAGATGAAGAGATAACATTGCTACACCTGCAACAACTAGGATGGATTCCCCCTTCCTCCCATCTGTCAGGGGAAGTGCAGAAATTTAAAAGCAGCTCGCTTTTaaacatgtcacatgtcacatgtcaggCAGGCAATCGAATTTGAAGCGGTAAGCTCCTGATCTGCCACTGAACTACTTTTATAAAGTGActttaatgttaatattatagTCTTAGCGTATGGCACAAACTTTAGCGGCATCACAAAATACCACTGTATGTAGTGCAAGGCACAGCCCAAAGAGTGACAGACAAAATATCTATTAAAACCCTTTAAAATCATGAGATGCGGTcaactgttttttctttcttacgACAGCCAACGCTGGGTTTGACCTCGCGGAGCCTTTCTAGAACTTCAGCACACGCCTTTCATGAAGTAACGGACTAAGTCTAAACCAGATGTTTTAAGTAAAAAGTACTGTCTTTTTCATACCACATTTGTAATATGTTATTGAAATGACACGTTTTCCTCGCACGTTCTCGTGTTGGGTGCATGTGTATCAGCGAACTCTGCACATAGAAAATTAAACAACAGTGTAATCGAGCTAGTATTTTAAAGCGTAAAAATTCCATAACGACCGAAAAAGCTTGATAGAAGTATATTGTAACCGCTTCTTCAGTAATATTCGTGTAGCACTTATTTCTGATATTATAATGAAGCATCAATCAACTGGGGAAAGATGAGAAGGTTTATAACacagaaatgttcttttaatCAGCGTCTCAACTTAAAATGACCTgtcttgttttaatgaatgttgGTGTGCAGAAATATATGAATTCTGCATCGCCCTCAAAAATACTTTGCCACGAAACGGTGGACCAGCGCTGGCTGTTTTTAAACAGTACGATATGGGTTATTCAAATACAGTAGCCTAGCCTACTCTCCACATGGCAAAGTCTGTATTTCATAGTGACCATGAGTTGAAGGTAAGCTGAGAAAAGAGCTGATTAATACAATTAGAAATTCCATTTTCAGGAGCAGAAGCCGTAACGAAAAAGGCCTTCACCCACGGATCTAGGGGGCACCCGGATTTGAACCGGGGACCTcttgatctgcagtcaaatgctctaccactgagctatacCCCCTTCTCGAGTAACTCGGCCTCACTGCAGCAAATAGTGTATATCAAAAGTGTGTATCCTTGTATATAATGGTGGTGTAATAGCATATATCCTTTGGCACAACTGAAAGTGACTAACAAAATACAGTTGAAAAACGAATGAAAGTAAAAAGAGTTTTACAGACATTTACTTACAATGTTTtgactaataataaaaatttgaCTTTGAGCTGCTATTGTAAATGTCATTGACTTGTCAGAAATACGTTTTATGCCAGTGCAGTTGTACTCAATTGCAACGAAGTGGTCATCCCTTTCAAGAAAGGGAATGGAAAACCGTTCAGAGGTGTAGAAATACACCATCATATCTTGTCACATTGTACTAGCTGAGCAGCTCATACCAGCAAATGAGCACATATATaactttttgttatttttaatatcaaGTCAGCTGATGGTGCAACGCTATTTCAGATGACTCTTAAGCAGCTATTGGTGACTACTTCTCTACAATTATATCCCTcacttttctcttcatttttgtttgttcgattaaaaatcaaaccatactgtttgaccttatagagagggaaggtatttgtgctcatgaagtaattcaaaCAGGTGATCCACTAATTTCCTATACAGGTGGACACCATCAACAGATTGGGTTTACTATTGAAAATAACCAATTAACATCTTGGCAATTCATTGGGTTAATACCTGTACGGGATATGTcctatatttgttttgtttaataagATTAAGCCTAACCTTCACAACTGATCATGACATGTTCAAATGACTAGCTGTTGCATAAACACTACATTGCCCTGTTTGTCAGTGAGGTGGTTGGGCACAATTTCTGATGGTATTTAAAGATTGTCCTGATGGCTAGACCTTTCATCAATTTCCATGGTACACTTATGCAACTATAAATGAGTGATATTCTTCTTTTGATACATACTACATaatttggagaaaaaaactaacaaacCTGCCAATGTTTAACAGTATTTATCATTTTAGTTAACAGTAGCCTAATTACTGTTTATAGTTATGAACTGAATGAACATCCACCTGAGTCTTACTGCCACCTCCTGgtcaaaaaggggaaaatagaGAGAAACAAACATGCCTGAAATTAATGTGTTTAAACATCACACAATAAATGATCACATACAATTACAAACTAAATTCATATGGCATTTAAGGTATGctttatcatttacatttattcatttagcagatgcttttatccaaagcaacttacataggttacagttctttacaattttatccgtttatacagctggatatttactgaggtaattgtgggttaagtaccttgcccaagggtacagcagcagtgtcccagcggagatcaaacctgcaacctttcagttacaagtcctactcctcaaccactatgctacactgccgcccgtatATTAGCAATAACATACAACTTTTCTGGTGATTTTCTAATGCAACTTCTCTGATGGTATTTCTGGTAACATTAcatttagaggaaaaaaattaaaatacagtgcAACTCATCACTATAACTACTACAAAAAtatagaaatgaaaacatgtttgcatATAATGTTGAAACATATATACAGAAATtagatttattttgtcataatattaatgacattatatatttattcaaaataataccttcacagaaaaaaggaaggacTGTTTCTATaacttgttaaaaaaatcacatgaagAAATAGGTCACACATGTAGTCACTGCATTTCCTAAACTGCATGgataaaggaaaaaagtgtACCTGTGTCCATTTAACCCAAAGACAACaattcctctctcctcctcactttTCAGACAGGCCAGGGCCATAACCACAGCTGGAGTATCCTAAATGCATGCAGGGAGGTCCAGCTCACTGCAGTGGAGACAGCTAACACTGATGGAGAATATACTCTCACAGTTCTCATATACTGTCATAGTAACCTGGCCTATAATCCCCTGAGTGTGCATGTCCTCACAAGGTAAGGACTACAGCTCACAGGAAGAAAGCAACAAAACATGAATGGGACCAGAAAGGGAACCCTCACGCACCCTTTCTCAACCTATTTTTAACCGCAGGTTACTTTACCGTTAACTTTTATATCTAACAAGTACTTTACAAgcaaaattggaaaaaaaattccaatgaCCCCATAACACCCCGTGGTTTAATACTTtggtaaattaaatatttaaaggctTGGTTTATCTTCGGCAAAATTTATAAAATTTTGTgattcataataaaatattggTGAGGGGGACAGAAAAGTGGATTTAAAGGGTACCTAAGACTATAGATGACCTGCATGGAAGCCAGCAGAGATGCCAAGGAGAGGAGCTTAAACAGTGACCTGCATGtctgacaggagagagaaaagtgatGTGATCAATGTGAAAAGCCACTAGGGTTGATTCTGAAGGTCACAAGCAGCAGGAAGAATTTTAAGTTAATTCATCTGAAAATTGAGTtgattttggaaagaaaataagTGAATAGCAGACTCATGTTATGCCTTTATCAGTTAGGGGTTACAGCTCAGTCACAGAGCATTGGATTGTAgttcatcccagccggcccttcccccgtgcatgacctctccatcaccgtcgatgacaccacaataccatcctctcagtcagcaaagagcttgggcgttATCCTtaacagcaacctggacttcaaggagtacattgctcacatgtcacgggcctgccgattcctcctccacaacatcaggaggattcgtccgttcctgacaacatacgcgacgcagctccttatccaggccacagttctccctcgcctggactactgcaatgctctcctcgcaggcctcccagcctgtaccacccggcctctccagctcatccagaacgcagctgcccgactaatcttcaacctccccaaattctcccatgtta
This genomic stretch from Megalops cyprinoides isolate fMegCyp1 chromosome 1, fMegCyp1.pri, whole genome shotgun sequence harbors:
- the LOC118784620 gene encoding dickkopf-related protein 3-like, translating into MSHITQFLLLSLLCLGLSLPSAEGHIWAWMLSIPYSPPEDGPLSPRGTPAADARGSAVVCDNDRACGRGFSCDRHFGLCVPLKQAGQYCRRDAQCVRGLSCMFGKCHRRIPEGQEGARCKVDKDCEGSMCCARHHGEQVCKRRLSRGESCFVPDGGLAFSINQICPCDEGLLCRSSAETPRRE